A region of Rhodospirillales bacterium DNA encodes the following proteins:
- the pcaG gene encoding protocatechuate 3,4-dioxygenase subunit alpha → MALRQTPSQTVGPYFAYGLTPEQYGYPLGKIADGGMAPPGVEGERIRIEGRVFDGAGAVVPDAMIELWQADSKGRYAHPADPRGSNAAFTGFGRFGTGTDPENRFVFTTVKPGRVDGRQAPHVNLIVFMRGQLSHLYTRLYFEDESAANAADPVLGTVPADRRGTLVAKREATAGGVVYRLDIHMQGPLETAFFDV, encoded by the coding sequence ATGGCGCTGAGGCAGACGCCGTCGCAGACGGTCGGTCCATATTTCGCCTACGGCCTGACGCCGGAGCAGTACGGCTATCCGCTGGGCAAGATCGCCGACGGCGGCATGGCGCCGCCCGGCGTCGAGGGCGAGCGCATCCGGATCGAGGGGCGCGTCTTCGACGGCGCCGGTGCGGTCGTCCCGGACGCGATGATCGAGCTGTGGCAGGCCGATTCGAAGGGACGCTACGCGCATCCCGCCGATCCGCGCGGGTCCAACGCCGCGTTCACCGGCTTCGGCAGGTTCGGCACCGGCACCGATCCGGAGAACCGGTTCGTGTTCACGACCGTGAAGCCCGGCCGGGTCGACGGCAGGCAGGCGCCGCACGTCAACCTGATCGTCTTCATGCGCGGCCAGCTCTCGCACCTCTACACGCGGCTGTACTTCGAGGACGAGTCCGCCGCCAACGCCGCCGATCCCGTGCTGGGCACGGTGCCGGCCGACCGTCGCGGCACGCTGGTCGCGAAGCGCGAAGCGACCGCCGGCGGCGTGGTCTACCGGCTCGACATCCACATGCAGGGACCGCTCGAGACCGCGTTCTTCGACGTCTGA
- the pcaC gene encoding 4-carboxymuconolactone decarboxylase has translation MTDGRFEAGMAVRRAVLGDAHVDRAERAKTAFDEDFQRFITEGAWGSVWTRPHFTRRERSVVTIALLAGLGQHEELALHVRAARNTGASPDDIKEALMHVAVYAGVPAANSAFRVVKAVLAETEDKR, from the coding sequence GTGACGGATGGACGGTTCGAGGCCGGAATGGCCGTGCGGCGCGCCGTGCTCGGCGACGCGCATGTCGACCGCGCCGAGCGCGCCAAGACGGCGTTCGACGAGGATTTCCAGCGCTTCATCACGGAGGGGGCGTGGGGCTCGGTGTGGACGCGGCCGCACTTCACGCGGCGCGAGCGCAGCGTCGTGACCATCGCGCTGCTGGCGGGGCTGGGCCAGCACGAGGAGCTGGCGCTGCACGTCCGCGCCGCGCGCAACACCGGCGCCTCGCCCGACGACATCAAGGAGGCGCTGATGCACGTCGCGGTCTACGCCGGCGTGCCGGCCGCCAACAGCGCCTTCCGCGTCGTGAAGGCGGTGCTCGCCGAGACGGAGGACAAGCGATGA
- a CDS encoding aspartate aminotransferase family protein — MNQITRSLRGNSNAARDIASHLHPYTNFKKHEADGPFTVVRGKGIYVTDDDGKEYIEGMAGLWSASLGFDNARVAKVAHEQMLKLPFYHSFNHRSHEPAIELAEKLLSMAPVPMSKVFFANSGSEANDSAIKMIWYMNNALDRPAKKKIISRIKGYHGVTVAAASLTGLPNNHRSFDLPIQNILHTSCPHYYRFGKDGESEEQFATRCAEELEALILKEGPDTVAAMFCEPVMGAGGVIVPPKGYYEKIQTVLRKYDVLLVADEVICGFGRTGEVWGSQTLGLKPDILTCAKALSASFLPISAVMVNERVYQALMTESDKIGVWGHGFTYSGHPVAAAVAMEVQRIYDETDMFGHARRMSVPFQARLRAFAGHPLVGETMGVGLVGAIELVADRATKAPFDPAGAAGSVVANHAQANGLIVRNMGDRIAVCPPLIIDEKEIDELFDRLAKALDSGLADLRASGKFKG; from the coding sequence ATGAACCAGATCACGCGCTCGCTGCGCGGCAACTCCAACGCCGCGCGCGACATCGCCTCGCATCTCCACCCCTACACGAACTTCAAGAAGCACGAGGCGGACGGTCCGTTCACGGTGGTGCGCGGCAAGGGCATCTACGTCACCGACGACGACGGCAAGGAGTACATCGAGGGTATGGCCGGCCTGTGGTCGGCGTCGCTCGGCTTCGACAACGCCCGCGTCGCCAAGGTGGCGCACGAGCAGATGCTGAAGTTGCCGTTCTACCACTCGTTCAACCACCGCAGCCACGAGCCGGCGATCGAGCTGGCCGAGAAGCTGCTGTCGATGGCGCCGGTGCCGATGTCGAAGGTGTTCTTCGCGAACTCCGGGTCGGAGGCCAACGACTCGGCCATCAAGATGATCTGGTACATGAACAACGCGCTGGACCGGCCGGCCAAGAAGAAGATCATCAGCCGCATCAAGGGCTACCACGGCGTCACCGTCGCGGCCGCCAGCCTGACCGGCCTGCCGAACAACCACCGCTCGTTCGACCTGCCGATCCAGAACATCCTGCACACGAGCTGCCCGCACTACTACCGCTTCGGCAAGGACGGCGAGAGCGAGGAGCAGTTCGCGACGCGCTGCGCCGAGGAGCTCGAGGCGCTGATCCTCAAGGAAGGCCCGGACACCGTCGCGGCGATGTTCTGCGAGCCGGTGATGGGCGCCGGCGGCGTGATCGTTCCGCCCAAGGGCTACTACGAGAAGATCCAGACCGTGCTGCGCAAATACGACGTGCTGCTGGTCGCCGACGAGGTGATCTGCGGCTTCGGCCGCACGGGCGAGGTGTGGGGCAGCCAGACGCTGGGCCTGAAGCCCGACATCCTGACCTGCGCCAAGGCGCTGTCGGCGTCGTTCCTGCCGATCTCGGCGGTGATGGTGAACGAGCGCGTGTACCAGGCGCTGATGACGGAAAGCGACAAGATCGGCGTGTGGGGCCACGGCTTCACCTACTCCGGCCACCCCGTCGCCGCCGCCGTCGCGATGGAGGTGCAGCGCATCTACGACGAGACCGACATGTTCGGCCACGCGCGGCGCATGTCGGTGCCGTTCCAGGCCCGCCTGCGGGCCTTCGCCGGCCATCCGCTGGTAGGCGAGACCATGGGTGTCGGCCTCGTCGGCGCCATCGAACTGGTGGCCGACCGCGCCACCAAGGCGCCGTTCGATCCGGCCGGCGCCGCCGGCTCGGTCGTCGCGAACCACGCGCAGGCCAACGGCCTGATCGTGCGCAACATGGGCGACCGCATCGCGGTTTGCCCGCCGCTGATCATCGACGAGAAGGAGATCGACGAGCTGTTCGACCGCCTCGCCAAGGCGCTCGACTCCGGCCTCGCCGATCTGCGCGCCAGCGGCAAGTTCAAGGGCTGA
- the pcaH gene encoding protocatechuate 3,4-dioxygenase subunit beta, translating into MSVSSFKPRDWSTQPPYLYPDYKSTPLRAPTKPLIPLRQTISEVTGPVYGQASVGPLDADLTRNGRAAGGEPQGERIIVTGRVLDEDGRPVPDALVEVWQCNAAGRYLHVADQHDAPLDPNFSGGGRCASDAEGRYRFTTVKPGAYPWPNHHNAWRPAHIHYSLFGPGFATRLVTQMYFPGDPLLPLDPIYNSAPAGARELLVAGFSLDVTQPGHALGYVFDIVLRGRGATPMEA; encoded by the coding sequence ATGAGCGTGTCGAGTTTCAAGCCGCGCGACTGGTCGACCCAGCCGCCGTACCTGTATCCGGACTACAAATCGACGCCGCTGCGCGCGCCGACGAAGCCGCTGATCCCGTTGCGGCAGACGATCTCCGAGGTCACCGGCCCGGTGTACGGGCAGGCCAGCGTCGGGCCGCTGGACGCCGACCTGACGCGCAACGGACGCGCCGCCGGTGGCGAGCCGCAGGGCGAGCGCATCATCGTCACCGGCCGCGTGCTCGACGAGGACGGCCGCCCCGTGCCCGACGCGCTGGTCGAGGTCTGGCAGTGCAACGCCGCCGGCCGGTATCTGCACGTGGCCGACCAACACGACGCGCCGCTCGATCCGAACTTCTCCGGCGGCGGGCGCTGCGCCAGCGACGCCGAGGGGCGCTACCGCTTCACGACCGTGAAGCCCGGCGCCTATCCGTGGCCCAACCACCACAACGCCTGGCGGCCCGCCCACATCCACTACTCGCTGTTCGGACCGGGCTTCGCGACGCGGCTGGTGACCCAGATGTACTTCCCCGGCGACCCGCTGCTGCCGTTGGACCCGATCTACAATTCCGCGCCGGCGGGCGCGCGCGAGCTGCTGGTGGCCGGCTTCTCGCTCGACGTGACCCAGCCCGGCCACGCGCTCGGCTACGTGTTCGACATCGTGCTGCGCGGCCGCGGCGCCACGCCGATGGAGGCCTAG